Proteins encoded together in one Aminivibrio sp. window:
- a CDS encoding FAD-binding oxidoreductase → MTGTFFGNTDALRERYGKITPEILREIQEAAGAKNVVAGDPDALESYASDEAGIMFTSMPDAVVKAEGAEQVAAVMKVASKHRIPVTPRGAGSGLAGAAVPLCGGIVLSLEKMNRILEIDPVNRVAVVEPGVVTNELCKAVAEEGFLYAGYPMSTETSFIGGNVATNAGGGKVIRYGNTRRHVLGLEVVLPTGTVLNLGGRIRKDTWGYSLMQLMVGSEGTLGIITKVIVNLEPKPGKTVNLLVAFPDLDTAVDSVAKVVRTGISVISCELMDKLSVNIAASHVNTVLPYQDRADAFLLIQIEGDTDERLEEGYEKVGTLCLENGALEVFVAESRTESGMVWNIRQNLAEAMRAHDPYCSLSGDMVVPLSAVPEMVEEIRRAGKERGITVGILGHIADGNLHPIIFKPADMEPMEWAEYAEAFYDDLTSVAVRLGGVGSGEHGIGYVKMPIFLHSKPAEEIEIMRGIKRSFDPDGILNPGKLLGS, encoded by the coding sequence ATGACGGGAACCTTTTTCGGAAACACCGACGCCCTTCGGGAGCGATACGGAAAAATCACCCCGGAGATTCTCCGGGAGATACAGGAGGCTGCCGGAGCGAAGAACGTGGTGGCCGGAGACCCGGATGCCCTGGAGAGCTACGCCTCCGACGAGGCGGGCATCATGTTCACCTCCATGCCGGACGCCGTGGTGAAGGCGGAAGGCGCCGAACAGGTGGCGGCGGTCATGAAGGTGGCGTCGAAGCACAGAATCCCGGTCACCCCCAGGGGCGCGGGAAGCGGCCTCGCCGGGGCGGCAGTGCCCCTGTGCGGCGGCATCGTCCTCTCCCTCGAGAAAATGAACCGCATCCTCGAAATAGACCCGGTGAACCGGGTGGCCGTGGTGGAGCCCGGCGTGGTGACCAACGAACTGTGCAAGGCGGTGGCCGAGGAAGGGTTTCTCTACGCGGGATACCCCATGAGTACCGAGACGAGCTTCATCGGCGGCAACGTGGCCACCAACGCCGGGGGAGGCAAGGTCATCCGCTACGGCAACACCCGGCGGCACGTTCTCGGCCTGGAAGTTGTCCTCCCCACGGGTACGGTGCTGAACCTCGGCGGCAGGATCCGGAAGGACACATGGGGGTACAGCCTCATGCAGCTCATGGTCGGTTCCGAGGGTACCCTGGGGATCATCACCAAGGTCATCGTAAACCTCGAGCCGAAGCCCGGGAAGACGGTGAACCTCCTGGTGGCCTTCCCGGACCTGGATACGGCGGTGGACAGCGTGGCGAAGGTGGTCCGCACGGGGATCAGCGTCATATCCTGCGAGCTGATGGACAAGCTTTCGGTGAACATCGCCGCCTCCCACGTGAACACGGTGCTCCCCTACCAGGACAGGGCCGATGCCTTCCTCCTCATCCAGATCGAGGGCGACACGGACGAACGGCTCGAGGAAGGGTACGAGAAGGTGGGAACCCTCTGCCTCGAGAACGGGGCCCTGGAGGTCTTCGTGGCGGAGAGCCGGACCGAGTCGGGCATGGTCTGGAACATCCGGCAGAACCTCGCCGAGGCCATGAGGGCCCATGATCCCTACTGCTCCCTGAGCGGCGACATGGTGGTTCCCCTGTCCGCCGTCCCTGAGATGGTGGAGGAGATCCGGAGGGCGGGAAAGGAACGGGGTATCACCGTGGGCATCCTTGGCCACATCGCCGACGGGAATCTGCATCCCATCATCTTCAAGCCCGCCGATATGGAGCCCATGGAATGGGCGGAGTACGCCGAGGCCTTTTACGACGATCTCACCTCCGTGGCAGTGCGCCTCGGCGGCGTGGGCAGCGGAGAGCACGGCATCGGCTACGTGAAGATGCCCATCTTCCTCCACTCCAAGCCCGCAGAGGAAATCGAGATCATGAGAGGAATCAAGCGATCCTTCGACCCCGACGGAATCCTGAACCCCGGAAAACTGCTCGGCAGCTGA
- the tpx gene encoding thiol peroxidase — protein MERKGIITMSGNPITLVGPELKVGDKAPDFTVLDQNMTPKSLKDFDGKFKVISVTPSLDTPVCDLQIHWFNEDAANQPADVAVLNISMDLPFAIKRFCATGGIDKAVALSDHRDASFGTNWGVLMKELRLLARSVFVVDRENVIRYVQIVPEQTTEPDYEAALNALKALM, from the coding sequence ATGGAAAGAAAAGGAATAATCACAATGAGTGGAAACCCCATTACCCTGGTGGGGCCCGAATTGAAGGTCGGAGACAAGGCCCCCGACTTTACAGTGCTTGACCAGAACATGACCCCGAAGTCCCTGAAAGACTTCGACGGCAAATTCAAGGTCATCTCGGTCACCCCGTCCCTGGACACTCCCGTGTGCGACCTGCAGATTCATTGGTTCAACGAGGATGCGGCCAACCAGCCTGCCGACGTGGCGGTGCTGAACATTTCCATGGACCTGCCCTTCGCCATAAAGCGGTTCTGCGCCACCGGAGGCATCGACAAGGCCGTGGCCCTTTCCGACCACAGGGACGCTTCCTTCGGGACCAACTGGGGCGTGCTCATGAAAGAGCTCCGTCTTCTGGCCCGGTCCGTCTTCGTGGTGGACAGGGAGAACGTGATCCGGTACGTGCAGATCGTCCCTGAACAGACCACCGAGCCTGACTACGAGGCCGCCCTCAAC